A segment of the Bacteriovorax sp. PP10 genome:
AGTGAACATTGCCGATCAGTTCACGGATGTTATCAACAGAGTTATTTGAAGCTCCATCGATTTCAATCACGTTCATTGAAGTTTCAGTATCGAAGTCCAGACAGGCCTGGCATGTTCCACAAGCATTGATGTCGGCCGTGATGTTTTCACAACGAATCGCTTTTGCAAAAATTCTCGCCACTGAAGTTTTACCAACTCCGCGAGTTCCGACCATCATGTAAGCATGACCGACTTTATTTTTGGCAATAGCATTCTGAAGTGAGCGAGTCACATGAGACTGTCCGATCACATCTTGAAACTTTTTAGGACGCCACTTTCGGGCCAAAACTTGGTACGACATTTTCTTCCTTAAAACGGCAGAGGAAATAGAATTTTTTTCCAGCTTAAAAGGTAATGAATTTAGATGAATTAGTAAATTGAAATACAAGAAGCAGTTAGGAAAACAGCACAAAGCAGTAACAGCTACCGTTGCTCCCTTCCGGGCCTGGCGGGGTTGACCGAACGTACCTTTGCTGCTCCCTAACTACCGATGGCATCTTAGTAAAATCGAGGGCCTTGTGTCAAGGCTATAACTCGGCTTCGAGGAGTTTCATGAACCCAGAAAAATCCTCAACAAATGGCATATGTCCAAGACCGGCCATTGGAATCAACTTTCCCTTTGGAATCATTTTTACAACATCGCGCCCTAGTTTAGGATAATCACCTAGTTTCTTTTGATTTTCCGGTGACGCAAACGGTTTTCCCGGAGCTGTTTTATCTCTTTGCCCCATAATCAGAATCGTCGGCATTTTAAGATTTTTGAATTCATAATAAACCGGCTGAGTATAAATAATATCACTCAACATCACCGAAGTTTTTGCAATCAGCGCAGCATCCGGGCCTTTCGTCCAACCGATTGGTGGAATCAACATTGGCTCATACTCTTCTTTCCACTTTCCATCGTAGTAGGCCACTTTCTGATAATTGCGAATCTTGTCAGCATTAGTTGTAAGTTCAGCAGGGTATTGCTCATCAAAAGTTTTATATGGAACAAGAGTTTTGTAGTCTTCTAATCCAATCGCGTTCACCAGAATCAATTTTTGAACTCGCTCCGGATACATCAAAGCAAGTCGAGTTGCGAACATCCCACCCATTGAATGACCAACTAAAGTGAAATCAGTAACTCCTGCTTGAGTTAATAAATCAGCAGTGAATCTTGCTAATAATGGAAATGAATATTGAAAATGTTCAGGCTTAGTTGATTTACCAAATCCAATTTGATCTGGAACAATAACTCTATAACCTAAAGCTTGAAGCTCTTTCATAATCGGAGCAAAGTAATAACCTGAAAAGTTTTTACCATGTAACATAACAATTGTTTTCTTCGCTGGTCCTATAGGTTTTATATCCATATAGGCCATCTGAAGTTTTTGTCCTTGTCCTTCAAAAGTGTAATAACTTACTGGATAGGGATATTCATAACCTGTTAATACAGAATCAAATCCTTCAGTTTTTTTCGGAACTTCAGTAGATGTTTTTTGGTTAGATGCACACGCAGTTGTAAGAAGCAACGCTAGCATACACACAATCTTTTTCATTGTTTCTCCTTGAGGAATTTTAAAGAACTAATCAATTATGTATGCAGACAATTTCGTGTCAATCGAATATCATTAAAAAGCATAGGGCACCTTTTTGTAATCGGAGTTTTTTCCCAATGAAATATAATCTTTTCCTTTTTGACCTTGATGACACACTTCTAGATTTCCAAGCTTCAGAGAAATTATGTTTTAATGAAACATTTATTAATTTTGGAATCAAAGATTTACTTGAAGATATTCACAAGACTTACAAAGTAGAAAATAATCTTTTATGGAAACAACTTGAAAGAGGTGAAGTCGACAAAGACTTCTTAAAAGTAGAACGTTTTAAAAGAACTCTTGATCGTCACAAAATTGAAATTCCTCCTCACAAAATGGCCGAATTTTATCTTGAGCAGCTTCCAAAACATGTTGTGCTTTTAGATGGTGCCATCGATGCTTTAAGCCACTTAAAACAATTTGGTGAAGTTGGTGTGATCACTAACGGGATTGAATTTGTTCAAAGAGAGCGAATCAAAAACTCTGAATTAAAATTTCTTATCGACTTTATTGCTGTATCTGAAGAGTGTGGATTTGCAAAACCGGATGTACGCTTCTTTGAGTACACTGTGAAAAAAGCTAAGCAATTTAAGAAAGAATCAACAATTGTAATCGGGGATAGACTAGACGCTGACATTTTAGGCGCCAATCAATTTGGTATTGATTCTTGTTGGTACAATCAACATAAAGCTGAGAACACATCGACTGCGAAACCAACTTTTATGGTTAATAATTTATTAAGTTTAAAAAGTATTTTTTAAAGTAATTTTTCGCAAGGAGTGTTTGCCACTTGAGCCTTAATCTCATTGATTTTGGCACGACATATTCTCTCGCCCTCAGTAGCGCAAAAACCGATCTCACTATTTCTAAAAATCAATGAGTGTTCTTTTAAAAGAGATAGAAAGTTCTCACCTTGTTTTGCTGCTTGCATGGCCTTACCAACCATTGCACTACATTTCTCGATGGCATAACTTGTAAAAAAAGCGGACTCTGGCTTAAGTTTACTCTTGAGAACATTGGCAGGAACCATATCTTCTCTTTTCACCCAACCTAAATCCATTATTTTTACGGCGTTTCCACTAAATACAAATTTCTTTGTTTTATAATCAAATTCTTGTTGTCTGTTAAACCATACTTTATCTTTTTTATTTTCATTTTTAAAAACAGGTGGAGTGTAATTTTCTATAATTTTTTTCAATTGGCTCGTTTCATAAACGGGAATAGTACTCTTTTCTGTATACCAATAAGCACTCTCCATTACAGATCCATATTTTTCATTAATTTCAGAGCGATCAAAGGAAGGTGTTTGATAAAATAAATCTTTCTCATTCTTTTTTCTGTCTGAACTCTCTTCCTTTGGTCTGCAGTTTTGATCAATATTTTTACAAACCACAGATGCTAGTCCTTTATCTTCTTTTGCAGAGACCTGAATTTGTATCGCATCTCCCTTAATAGGCGCTGCGATTATTGGAGAAGAAAGGACGACATCATTAACAACCAGAGACATTTCTTCGTTAACATTTTCACTTGTTAATTTTTCTATCCAGCAAGCACCATTTTGTGTGAGTTTTATACTTATAATCTCAGCTCCATAACTTGCACTATCAACACCAATCACCACTTTACTAGAATCGTTTAATTTCTTTTCGCCATCGTTCACATCTTTTAATTGCACACATGATTTTTCACCTTTTTTACAATTAAAATAAGCGACAACAGAATTCTTTTGAATGGCTAGCTTCTTTCCACAATCTTTTGCAAACAAAACCGATGTTGATGTTAATACCAATAAAGCGATTAGATATTTAGTCATGCGGGCCTCAATTAATTTTTAGAATATCCGGTGCGTTTTTCTTTAAAAAAAGTTGAAAGAAGTCTCGAGCACTCAAAGTGACGAAGTCCACCCGTTACAGGAAAGCTGTGATTTAATTTCTGATCTTTATAGAAGTTATAATTCAAACTCAGTGCGCCACCTTTCGTGTCGTAGGCCCCAAAATACAAATGCCCAATTCGCGCTTGAATCAAAGCACTCAAACACATCGGACACGGTTCAAGCGTCACATAGATAGAACAATCCAGAAGTCTCCAGTTGCCCAACTTCTTAGCTGCATCAGTAATCGCCAAAATCTCAGCATGCCCACAAGGATTGTGAACTTTCTCTTTTTGGTTATGAGCATGCGATATGATCGCACCATCCGCATTCGCGATAACTGCCCCTATAGGAACTTCATCTTCACGATAAGCTTTGTGAGCTTCTTTCAAAGCTTCATCCATTAACCATAAATGATCTGACATTTTTTTAGACATGAGCAAACTTCATTTTACGCTTACTATGTTTCTGCTTTTTCCACAAACGCTCAAGCGCAATGTAGCGTTTCTTATTACTCTTACTATCAAACTTAAACTGAACACCATAGATGAGAGGACGTCCGATCACATCGCGTCTCTTACTCATGACAATTCCTCTTAATAAGACATTGTCTTCATCAAGAGCTGCGTTCACAATAATTTCTTCACCAAGTTTTATCTCTTCAAACATGGCAACACATCCTGCCTGGCGCCTTAGATCTGTTAATCTGGCAGAAAAATCATGTTCGCCTGACTTAACAGAAATCTTTAAATCGTCACGGTATCTAAAGTCATACTCCCACCAACTAATCTGCGGATAATAAATCGGAGATGAAAGGAGATACATCTTTATAATTAAAAGTAGTGACGAAATTAAATAGAGGATACCAATATGCTCATTGTCTAAGACATAGAACTGTTCATAAATTTTAAAGAGAAGGTATACAAATAATAATGCTGAGAAAGTCCAATACGTGTAATAACGATGCTTAATAGTTTTATAGTAAGGTTTTGCTAACCAAAGAAAGAACGCCAATCTTAACCCAATCCTAAACTTTGGGTTATCCACAAACTCCGTCATGATCGCAAGATGGATTAAAAAGAAAAAAGCGCGCATCAAAAACTTGATCGTTTTAGTCTCTGATTTAAACGTTTGTTCTATAGTTTCCATTTTCTCTGCTTATTATGAGGATGATCCTAATCACTATTATGACGCGTTTTGATTTTTTTTAAAGGTCTTAACCAAAAATTAATACACAAACACAATAAAGTCTGAGTAAACTATTTCGTACATACATTTTTTCAATATTAACTATTATTAAGGATGAACAATGAAAAAAATGATTACTCTAGTTGCTGTTGCAGCTATCTCTACAAGCGCTTCTGCTTTTGACTACAAGTTTAATCTTGAAGGCCGTGCTGATTTCATTAGCTCGAACACAAAGACAACTGCTCAAGCTGGAACAACTACTGAAGCTAAGCAAAATGGTTTCTTATCAAACCTTATTCGCTTAAACATGATGGGTAACATTAACGACACTCTTTCATACAGAATGCGTTACCGTTTCAACAAAGAATACACAAATACAACTAGAGATGATTCAACAACAGATCTAGATTATTTATATATTGACCATAAGAATGCATTCTTCACAACTCGTTTTGGTAAAACAAACTGGGCTGAAGCATACGGACGTGAGTCTTTCATTTCTTCTACTGACCTATTCCTAGCAACAGATGCATACACAGCTTACAATAATAACATCGGTAACTACCGTTTTGGTGTTTCAGGAACTTATACTTTCCTAGACACTCATAAGTTAACTCTTGCTATCTCTAACCCAAACAAAACAGCAACAGATACAACTGGTGAAACAAAGAACACATCTCTTGCATACGCTGCTCATTACTCTTCAGTAATGTTTGATAAAATGTTCCAACCAACTCTATCTTACACTTTAGCTGCTCAAGATGGTGATGCACAAGCTGCAACTCCAACTACAAAAGGTGACTATACAATGATGGCCGCTGGTTTCAGATCAGAAGTTGTTGGACTAGTTATCGATGCAGACTGGAAACAATTCAAAAAAGAAAAAAGAACTACAACTGGTGCAACAAGCGCAGACGATAAAACTACGTCAATCTTCGCTAACGTTTCTTACGCTATCAATGAGTTCTCTCCATTCGTTCAATACGCTAACGATAAATTCTCTGATGACCTAACTGCAAACACTGCTGAATACAAAAAGAATACAATTGTTGGTGGTGTTATGTATAAGCCATTCAATGATGTTAACTTCCGTTACCACCTAGCTTACTCTTTCAGCAAACAAAAGTTTGATGATGTAACAGCTACAAACAAAGAAGTTAAAGACAACAGAATTATTTTCGGTATCAAAGCTGACATCTAATTCGTTAACTAAAATTAACTAATTATAAAGAAGGGCTCCGCAAGGGGCCCTTTTTTTATTCTACCTAACCAAATCCTAACAATACAAATTTCTTCAAATCACATATAAAATAAGCACAACGATTCTTATATTTAGAGAGAGGTTTTTTGTGCTAAAAAATTTATTGATGTTTCTTGCAATTGCTATGTCTTTTAATGCTGTTGCTGCTCAAAAGGTTAATGGTGCGGGTGCTACATTCCCTTACCCAATTTATTCAAAATGGTTTTCTGAATACCAAAAAACGCACAAAGACGTTGAATTCAATTACCAATCAATCGGAAGCGGCGGAGGAATTAAACAAGTCCTGGCACAAACTGTAGACTTCGGTGCTACTGATGCTCCAATGTCAGACGACGAACTTAAATCTGCTAAAACTCCAATCAGACACATCCCAACTGTACTTGGTGCAGTAACTGTTGCTTATAATGTTGCTGGCCTTCCTGCTAACTTAAACCTTGATGGTGCGACGTTAGCTAACATCTTCTTAGGAACTGTTACAAAATGGAATGATCCAACAATTGCAAAATTAAATCCAAAAGCAAAACTTCCAGCGACTGACATCCTTGTAGTAAGAAGATCAGATGGATCGGGGACAACTGCAGTATTCACAGAATACCTAGCTAACGTTTCAGCTGATTTCAAAACTAAAGTTGGTGCTGGTAAAAACGTAAACTGGCCATCAGGAATCGGAGCAAAAGGTAACGAAGGTGTTACAGCAATGGTTGCTCAAACTGACGGAGCAATCGGATACACTGAATTAGCTTACGCTATCAACGCACAACTTCACATGGCATCTATGAAAAACGCTAAAGGTGAATTCGTTTCTCCTTCAGTTGCTTCAATCACAGCTGCTGCAGCTTCTGTTAAGAAATTTGATGGTGACCTAAGAATGTCGATCATTAATGCTGATGCAAAAGGGGCTTACCCAATTTCATCTTTCACATACATCCTTCTTCCAGAACTTGCTTCTGCTCAAATCACAGCTACAAAAGCTTTCCTTGGTTGGGCGCTTAAAGATGGACAAAAGTTCGCAGCAGAGCTTCACTATGCTCCACTTCCAAAGAAGATGAGCGAGTCTCTACTTAAAACTTTAAAATAATTTTTAAAAGTACATGGGCCTCTTCGAAAGAAGGGGCCTTTTTTTTATGAGAACCAGATCATCTTCACCATTAACAACAAAACAATAAACGTTAACATTGGTCTGATGATTTTAGCTGCAGCTTTAGAAGCATATGTAGCGCCTATAAAGGCCCCCACTGCAACACCTAAAGACATTATCCAACCTTCTCTCCAATGAACATATCCATTCAATGCATAAGTCGTTAATGCTGTTCCAGCTGAAAATGTATTTGCTAGTTTAGAAATCGCCATTGCAGTAAGTAGCGGATAACCAGTTCCTAAAAACAAACTCAGAAACATAAATGTGCCGCCGCCAGGCCCAAAGATTCCATCATAAAAGCCACTTAAGATGGCCCCTAAAAAAAAGAATCCTGGATGAGGTTTGATAAAATTCTCACGCTCTTTAAAGAACCTATCTTTCTGGTAAACGATCCATAAAATAATCGGACACATGACAAGCAACATATAACGAAAGAATTCTTTAGGTACATAAGGGGCCAGTGAACTTCCCAAAAATGATCCAAGCATACAGACGACGCAAAAACTTAATCCATCTTTCCATTTCATATGCCCTTTTCTGGAATAGACGATTAGAGCGATAACGGCAGAAATGACTCCGACAACTTTATTCGTTCCAATCGCGTGAGGTCCTGGAGTAAGAGCAATTGATAAAGTAGGAACTGAAATTAGTCCGCCACCACCGACGACCGAGTCAATTAATCCAGTAAGAAATCCCATAAGGGTCAATAAATAATTATCCATATCACCAATCTAAATTGATATATTTCATAATTCAATTAGCATTATAGATAGTCCTCAAAATAATCTACAGATCGAGTTAAAAAATGAATAAATTTATCCAAGAGTTTCTAGGATCGGCCGACAGTTCTATTTTAGGTAAACAAACAGAAACTAAGTTAGCACTTTGTTGTTTTCTTTCTCACGGGCATTTATTAATCGAAGATGTACCAGGAATGGGAAAAACAACTTTTGCAAAGACGCTGGCAAAACTTCTCGATTTAACTTTTGCTCGCATTCAATTCACCAATGATCTTATGCCATCTGATCTCATTGGAATTCAAATCTTCGATGCGAAAGAAGGAAAATTTAATTTAGTTCACGGGCCAATCTTCCATCAATTTATTCTGGCCGATGAATTAAATCGTGGAACACCTAAAACTCAAAGTGCACTCTTGGAAGCGATGGAAGAAAAACAAGTCACACTTGATGGAAACACTATCGAGCTTCCACATCCATTTTTTGTTGTGGCCACACAAAACCCTCGTTCACAAATTGGAACTCACCATTTACCAGAATCCCAACTTGATCGTTTTATGATGAAAATTAAAATTGGTTATCCTGATAGCCAGCATGAAAAACAAATCATCTCCAGTGATGCTCATCAAGATAACTATCACAACCTGAAGCCGGCCATCACGGCCAGTGTTCTTGCCGATCTTTATCAAAGCGTAAAACAAGTAAAAGTTTCGGATGCACTACTTAATTATGTTATTTCTCTTTTAGAAAAATCTCGAATTAACAATTCTTTTCAAGGTCTAAGTCCTAGAGCTGGAAAAGATATTATTAAAGCAGCAAAGGCCTGGGCCTTTATCGAGGGAAGAGACTATGTTTTACCGGATGATGTTCAAATGATTTTACCTTCGGTTGTCTCTCATCGATTATCGCCATTTCAAAATCAGTCATTCGATCTCGACAAAGAACTCACACTGAAGTTGATTCAATCAACGAAGGTTGATTAAACGACATGGTAAATTGGTTCAAAAACTATTTTTACCAACGAGCTTCGAACTCTAAA
Coding sequences within it:
- a CDS encoding alpha/beta fold hydrolase, producing the protein MKKIVCMLALLLTTACASNQKTSTEVPKKTEGFDSVLTGYEYPYPVSYYTFEGQGQKLQMAYMDIKPIGPAKKTIVMLHGKNFSGYYFAPIMKELQALGYRVIVPDQIGFGKSTKPEHFQYSFPLLARFTADLLTQAGVTDFTLVGHSMGGMFATRLALMYPERVQKLILVNAIGLEDYKTLVPYKTFDEQYPAELTTNADKIRNYQKVAYYDGKWKEEYEPMLIPPIGWTKGPDAALIAKTSVMLSDIIYTQPVYYEFKNLKMPTILIMGQRDKTAPGKPFASPENQKKLGDYPKLGRDVVKMIPKGKLIPMAGLGHMPFVEDFSGFMKLLEAEL
- a CDS encoding YjjG family noncanonical pyrimidine nucleotidase → MKYNLFLFDLDDTLLDFQASEKLCFNETFINFGIKDLLEDIHKTYKVENNLLWKQLERGEVDKDFLKVERFKRTLDRHKIEIPPHKMAEFYLEQLPKHVVLLDGAIDALSHLKQFGEVGVITNGIEFVQRERIKNSELKFLIDFIAVSEECGFAKPDVRFFEYTVKKAKQFKKESTIVIGDRLDADILGANQFGIDSCWYNQHKAENTSTAKPTFMVNNLLSLKSIF
- a CDS encoding SecDF P1 head subdomain-containing protein, producing the protein MTKYLIALLVLTSTSVLFAKDCGKKLAIQKNSVVAYFNCKKGEKSCVQLKDVNDGEKKLNDSSKVVIGVDSASYGAEIISIKLTQNGACWIEKLTSENVNEEMSLVVNDVVLSSPIIAAPIKGDAIQIQVSAKEDKGLASVVCKNIDQNCRPKEESSDRKKNEKDLFYQTPSFDRSEINEKYGSVMESAYWYTEKSTIPVYETSQLKKIIENYTPPVFKNENKKDKVWFNRQQEFDYKTKKFVFSGNAVKIMDLGWVKREDMVPANVLKSKLKPESAFFTSYAIEKCSAMVGKAMQAAKQGENFLSLLKEHSLIFRNSEIGFCATEGERICRAKINEIKAQVANTPCEKLL
- a CDS encoding nucleoside deaminase, whose translation is MSKKMSDHLWLMDEALKEAHKAYREDEVPIGAVIANADGAIISHAHNQKEKVHNPCGHAEILAITDAAKKLGNWRLLDCSIYVTLEPCPMCLSALIQARIGHLYFGAYDTKGGALSLNYNFYKDQKLNHSFPVTGGLRHFECSRLLSTFFKEKRTGYSKN
- a CDS encoding porin gives rise to the protein MKKMITLVAVAAISTSASAFDYKFNLEGRADFISSNTKTTAQAGTTTEAKQNGFLSNLIRLNMMGNINDTLSYRMRYRFNKEYTNTTRDDSTTDLDYLYIDHKNAFFTTRFGKTNWAEAYGRESFISSTDLFLATDAYTAYNNNIGNYRFGVSGTYTFLDTHKLTLAISNPNKTATDTTGETKNTSLAYAAHYSSVMFDKMFQPTLSYTLAAQDGDAQAATPTTKGDYTMMAAGFRSEVVGLVIDADWKQFKKEKRTTTGATSADDKTTSIFANVSYAINEFSPFVQYANDKFSDDLTANTAEYKKNTIVGGVMYKPFNDVNFRYHLAYSFSKQKFDDVTATNKEVKDNRIIFGIKADI
- the pstS gene encoding phosphate ABC transporter substrate-binding protein PstS; protein product: MLKNLLMFLAIAMSFNAVAAQKVNGAGATFPYPIYSKWFSEYQKTHKDVEFNYQSIGSGGGIKQVLAQTVDFGATDAPMSDDELKSAKTPIRHIPTVLGAVTVAYNVAGLPANLNLDGATLANIFLGTVTKWNDPTIAKLNPKAKLPATDILVVRRSDGSGTTAVFTEYLANVSADFKTKVGAGKNVNWPSGIGAKGNEGVTAMVAQTDGAIGYTELAYAINAQLHMASMKNAKGEFVSPSVASITAAAASVKKFDGDLRMSIINADAKGAYPISSFTYILLPELASAQITATKAFLGWALKDGQKFAAELHYAPLPKKMSESLLKTLK
- a CDS encoding sulfite exporter TauE/SafE family protein → MDNYLLTLMGFLTGLIDSVVGGGGLISVPTLSIALTPGPHAIGTNKVVGVISAVIALIVYSRKGHMKWKDGLSFCVVCMLGSFLGSSLAPYVPKEFFRYMLLVMCPIILWIVYQKDRFFKERENFIKPHPGFFFLGAILSGFYDGIFGPGGGTFMFLSLFLGTGYPLLTAMAISKLANTFSAGTALTTYALNGYVHWREGWIMSLGVAVGAFIGATYASKAAAKIIRPMLTFIVLLLMVKMIWFS
- a CDS encoding AAA family ATPase yields the protein MNKFIQEFLGSADSSILGKQTETKLALCCFLSHGHLLIEDVPGMGKTTFAKTLAKLLDLTFARIQFTNDLMPSDLIGIQIFDAKEGKFNLVHGPIFHQFILADELNRGTPKTQSALLEAMEEKQVTLDGNTIELPHPFFVVATQNPRSQIGTHHLPESQLDRFMMKIKIGYPDSQHEKQIISSDAHQDNYHNLKPAITASVLADLYQSVKQVKVSDALLNYVISLLEKSRINNSFQGLSPRAGKDIIKAAKAWAFIEGRDYVLPDDVQMILPSVVSHRLSPFQNQSFDLDKELTLKLIQSTKVD